Genomic segment of Gopherus flavomarginatus isolate rGopFla2 chromosome 2, rGopFla2.mat.asm, whole genome shotgun sequence:
CGGGACCCTCCTGCAACTCCTAGCGGCTCCTCCACGGAGGCTGCCACTTCTCCCGGATCACCTCTCCCAGGAAGGGGGatgcctcctccatcccaacctgGCTGCACTTCACCTGACAGCGTGGTTGCTCCATGGTTAGacgaggaggagggaaggtgttcGGAGAACGTCAAATGAGTTCTGTTGGAAAGTAGAAAGCCATCAACACGACGGACATACCTGGCCAAATAGTCCAGGTTTTCTAGGTGGGCGAGAGAGCAGAGAACCTCCCCATTGTCCGCATTGGTCCAACTTATTCTCGATTACCTCCTGTCCCTTAGGACCCAAGGGCTAGCTGCCGCCTCTATCAGGGTGCATTTGGcagccatatcggccttccaccTGCCGGTACAGGGACACTTGGTCTTTTCCCAAAATATGACCTCCCACTTTCTAAAGGGCCTGGATCATTCATTCCCATATGCTAGGCCCCCCATGACGCAATGGGATCTACACCTAGTGTTGTCCCGCCTAACAGGTCCTCCCTTTGAGCCCTTGGCCACGTGTTCCTGGCCTCACCTGTCACGGAAGGTAGCATTCCTTGTTGCTATCACATCAGCCCAACATGTCTCGAAGCTTAGGTCCTTGACCTTGGATCCTCCATatatggtcttccacaaggataaggtccagTTTCGCCCACACCTCACTTTTCTCCCGAAGATGGTCTCTGCCTTCTATATGGATCAGGACATTTTCCTACCGGTACTCTGTCCTAAGCCCCACTCCTCCAATGGGGAGCGCCACCTACACACGCTAGATGTGCGAAGAGTGCTGGCTTTTTACCTGGACCGAAACAGGTCGTTCCGGAAATCTTCACAGCAGTTCATTGCGACAGCCAAGTGGATGAGGGGACAACCGATTTCCACCCAGCGCCTTTTGCGCTGGATCATCTCGTGCATACTCACATGTTATGACCTGGCAGGGGTTCCCCCGCCACCTATCATTAAGGCACATTCTACAAGAGCTCGGGCCTTGTCAGCCACCTATGTAGCTCacatccctatccaggacatatgTAGAGCTGCCACGTTGTCctctgtccacatcttttccTTGCACTATGTGATCGTCTCCCAAGCAAGAGATGACACCGGGTTTGGTAGGGCAGTACTGCATCCCGGAAACCCTTAAACTCCTACGCACCTCCATCAGATATGGCTTggagtcacctactgtggaatacacatgagcaatcactcgaagaagaaaggacagttacctgttccgtaactggcattcttcgagatgtgttgctcaggtgtattccacatcccaccctccttcccctctgtcagagttctctggcaagaaggaaccgagggtggggggagtgcgtAGCTCCCCTTACAGTGCGAtatagaggcgccactccaggggttgcagaggtgctccccccctacagatactgctaagggcaaaacttccggcaccggtgcacatggcgagcatgcacacctactgtggaatacacctgagcaacacatctcgaagaccaccagttacagaacaggtaactgtcctttgtCACTGGGGCATTTAgagcactggatgaggtataccacatgttgtgataggcagtTGTTGGACCCAGGAATCttaaaaggtgtgttgtgggggtatTGATCACCATAGCAGTGGAGATAcagctgcaggttttgcatctgttgttctggcagggcatggtgccgctttgagttggtgtgtctggTCTGTGTGGCACTTGCTTGTGATGATGAGCATGGAGAGGTGGAGGATtacttgaaggccagaagaagggGTTCAGGAAATCTGAAATGATAAGCCAAATCTGCTACTTTTATAAGTGGAACTTCAATGGAATTTTGATGTCTTATAGTAGTGCTGAATCTGGTGAAATAAAGAGAATAGAATTGAGCAAAATACTGTATTTTTGCtacacagaaatttttttttagcatACATGTTTATGGTATGCAAGCAAATGTGATAAAATTATGAGTAGAGTTGGTTGGAAAATGGGTTCgttttctgcagaaatgtttgagttttcattgaaaaaccaaacatttttggtTCAAATCTAAAAATTTTGTGGTTGAGGGCTTTTAACAAGAAGTTGAAATTTTCTGTGGCAAGCAGACTCTTTGTGAAAAAAAATTTGGTTTCTCAAACTCCCAATTTTCGGTCAAAAAACTGTTTTGACAGAATCTTTGACCAACTCTAATTGTGAATTGATGAATTCACTATCCTATATCACACCCAATACAAAAAAACCAGATGAGACTCAGGTTTTATaaatcagaatatcagggttggaagggaccccaggaggtcatatagtccaaccctctgctcaaagcaggaccaatcccctgacagGGGATTCCAAGGCCCAGaatttttttaggttttttttaagcCTTTTCTGGGGGACTTAGGATCCCTGAAGGCCCATATTTCATCTTACTGTGCCCATTTTGTAGGTTTCCCAAATTCTTGATGGATTAGTATCTCATGGCATTTATGTATGACTAAAGGTCATCTAGAAATGATACTAGGAGTAAAATAAAAAGACTAGTGTGAATGAATAAAGAAGTGCAAAAAGTAACCAGTGGCCATGTGAGACTTAAAATATCCACTGCTTGTGTCTCCTGGTATAGTTAGATTTTAAGTTCTGTGCAGCAGGGACCAGCTGGTTACAGTGCTTAGTAGAATGCCTCCAATTGctaacacaatacaaataatacaaattTTATCAATCAGATGTGGAGGATGTTTGGAAAGATTAGCAAATGAAGTGAGAAGATTTAGAAATAAGTTAAGAAAATGAATGCTGTGGTCTGTATATTATAAATTCTCGCAGGAGTAtattattatgtgtttgtactaTTTCATTGAACAAAACAGCAATGGAAAACAAAGTGTTATATCTTGTATAAACCATTTGAAAGTAAATTTTAAAGACCTAAAAGTGAAGAATAGAACCTAATTTGAACAGGAAGTTAAGACAAATAAGACAAAATACAATAGGAAAAAGAGATCCATAAAGGAGATGTTTGGTCGCCTGAGAGGATGACAATTAATTGACAGAAGAATCTAAAAATGAGAGAATATTCTGCCTCAGTGTAAGATGAAAATATAAATTTCccgagaggaaaaaaatcaagaccTTGACAAAACTAATGGTCAAGAAATTAAAGTTTGAAGATTGATAGACAAATACAAATACAGGGACTTAGGCTGTGGTGAAGTCTGGAAATGCTCATCAGggccagaaaacaaaaatatgtaGAGAGATAAGTTTTGATTAGGACTACACAGTAATACCCAAAAGACTTCTCTCTACAGCCGGTAACCCCCTGACCCTGACAGAAGCCATGGGACGGAGGAAGCTCCCTTTGTGGCCTCGTCAGAAGCCGTGGAACAGGTGACACCTCCCCCCCAATGGCCTCCAACCCTggcaaaagctgcaggaaggggggGCCCCCAGTACCCCCCAACCTTCTCCCTGGTAAAAACTCCTGGGTGGGGGAAGCCCCCACAGtggcccccgaccccatccctgGCAGAGGAAGCCCTGATTGCCCCAACCCTGTCCCTGGCAAAAGccgcagggtggggcaggggcagcccccATGCCCGATCCTGCTCTCTGGCAGAagagcctgggaggcagggcaggagaagCCCCAGAGTCCCGATCCTGGTCTCCTGCAGTTctcactccctgctacagccccagGGTCATGGCATGGGGACAGAGCTTCTTCGGTCTTGGGGCCGCAGGGTGGAGATGCAGAAAGGAGCAAATAGGTTGTGGGGCAGGCAGAATGGGTGGACCCTGGGTGGAACAGGGGCGGATCCCAGGAaaggggcagaaagaggtggggccATGGGCGGGGCCATGGGCGGGGCCATAGGCAGAAGTAGGGGGGAGAGCCCCCCcatttgctctggcccagggccctgggAAATTTTTATCTGCCTCTGTAAGCACAGCACAGCTCAGCTGGATCAGAGTATTAGGACAGGGTGTTCCGAGTGGCAAGTAGCTAGCTGTATACACACTGTCTCTGGTACTCTGCCAGAGCATGAATTTGCTGTGGTCTTCAAAATATGTTGTGAAACTTAGTTTTTTGGCCAAGAATGTGAATGAATTTGAGATAATATTATGGAACATTTTTGGCCCTCTGGCACATTGCACTGGTTTAAAGAGGTTGACAATTATTATTATCCAATGTAGGCAGCACTGTTTAATGTTTTGTATTTAATATCTGTAACATGCCAGGATAATACACACAATATCTGTTACATAGCAGGACTTATTTATTTATGTCAGCACAACCCAAGCTGCAGGTCCTGATGGCAGAAACCCCACCCAGTACAGGGGGTGCAGCAATGCAAGCTTCCTACAACCTTCTCTCTAGTTAGGGGCCTACAACCAGTCATCGCAGCATACAAAGTCAGAAGCACCAGGAAAAAAGGGACAGGGCACTTGGGAGATGTACTGGTTGGgctcaaaatatatttttaagggGGACTGTTGACTGGATAGTAAAAGCCCACCACTCATTGCCCTGTGAGTTTGGCTTTGAAGCATAATGGAAAAGAGGTGCGCTTACTGCTAtgtaaagagagaaaaataaaaaacagggTCATAGATAAGTGAACAAATCTAACAGAACGAGACTCCAATAAGAGTTTAACGGGGTTAGAGAGGCAATGGGGCTACACACGAGACTAAGGATACATAAATGTCTGGAGTGGTATAAAATTTTATAATCAGCAAGGTTGCAGTATATGCCCTGTCTGACACACAAAAACTATTTTAAGAATGGTTTTAGAGAGCTTTTTAAATGTTGTTGGGAAGATAAAGCTGTAAAAGACTTGTTGTCAATTCAGTGCTAACAATGCTAGACTCTCTTTCCTCTACAGAAACTCCACATTGTCTTGTTTACATGGATACATGGCACAGAGTGAAGGCCACACAGTACAAAGTCATTGACAGAAGCTGAAAATGAATGAAGATTACTGGTACTTGTGACATCTTCCTCTCTTGTTTTCCTGATTGATATGGGTGATGTGATAATCTGAGGGGCACCTTAATAGCATCCTTAGTGAAGCATTTATTTTTGACTCCCATCATCACACGTCTACAATCCATTAGAAGAAATGATCAGTCAACTACCAGAGGATACTGTGGAGTCCCAGGGCTCAGATGAGCTTGAGTGCAAGATCTGTTACAACCGCTATAATCAGAGACAGAGGAAACCAAAAGTGCTAGAGTGTTGTCACAGAGTATGTGCCAAATGCCTTTGCAAGATCATAGACTTTGGGGACTCTCCTCAGGGAGTTATAGTGTGCCCATTCTGTAGGTTTGAGACATGCCTGCCTGATGATGAGGTTAGTAGTCTTCCTGATGACAACAACATCCTTGTGAATTTGgcttgtgggggaagggggaagaagtGCCTACCAGATAATCCTACAGAACTGTTGCTAACTCCCAAAAGGCTGGCGTCTCTTGTTAGCCCTTCTCACGCTTCCTCCAACTGCCTGGTTATAACCATCATGGAAGTGCAGAGAGAAAGCCCACAGACTCTGAACTCCACTCCGGTGGTGGAATTCTACAGGCCCACGAGTTTTGACTCTGTTGCAACTGTATCCCACAACTGGACAGTGTGGAACTGTACATCCTTGCTCTTCCAGACCTCAATTCGAGTGCTCATTTGGTTGTTAGGTTTGCTATACTTTAGTTCCTTGCCGTTAGGGATCTACTTACTGGTATCTAAGAAAGTCACCCTGGGGGTTGTCTTTGTCAGCCTTGTTCCTTCGAGCCTTGTTATTCTCATGGTTTATGGCTTTTGCCAATGTGTATGCCATGAGTTTCTGGACTGCATGTCTTCTTGATAACAAATATAGTCAAATAAGATACTGCCATTTTTGTAGCATAATTTATCTTCTCTGTTgtattcttatttattattattattcatcacACTAAACAGAAGCTATAGCCACAATTTTATGatccatttattttgttttttaattttgctttgaTATTTATTGTACTTTGTTCTACTTGTTCATTATACTAACCAATGGAAATAAAATTTACATGTCAATTTTTAAGGTTAAGCTAtaggaaaaaaagcaaaattacCTAACCTGATGCTGCTGCCCTTATTCAGATAAGTAGCACTTTTCTTCAACTGGATTAGTCACATGAGTCAGAGCAGCAGAACCAGGCCCTTGGAAGACATTGGAACATTAGGCATCCACCCAGGCAAAGCCCATATTATGTTCTGTTTTGTCATGTGTTATGTCTGTTAGTGAATTAAGTCTCTTTGTTGTTTATTATAAGAACAAGACAAGATATCATAGGTTCCACCAGCCTTTGCTGTAGCACAAATCTTTGTTAGAGATAATTGGTAACTGACTTCCCTTTCTCCACTTAAAAGACAGTCGCATCCTAGGGTAGGGAGAACCCAGATGTCTTCTTGTCTTAGTAGAAAAATCTCTTGTGTACATTTCCCCCCATACACCTACCATGGATGCACTTCTCCTTATGCTTGCAGCTCCCCTTGAGACTCCACCCCAAGACACAACCACACATGCTCACTCGCTCATGAGCAGCTTATTTCCATGTGCACTCCTTACTGAAATGCCCAACTCCTTTGGATTTCCCTTCATCGATTCAAAGTTCTCCTATGAATTGCTCTAACCATACCCCATTAAACCTTCAGTCACCGTGTCATTTCCACTTCTATAAAACATATTAACCCCATGAGTTCCCCTAGTAAGACACTTGACCAACCTGACGGATTCTCACCTTCTGGTAGATACACAAGAGAACCTCCCTTAGTTCCTTTAGCTGCAAGACAGACCTTTCTCTTACATTGGGTGACTGGCTGTCTCATTTATAAATGATGCCAATTTAAGAAAAATGATAGATATGTGTATCTGCTTTCTGGTTCTTTCTGGTTCCCAAATTCACAGTGGGAATACTGTCAGGAAACGTTGTGGGCCTAATAAATTATTTCATTTAGAGCTcagtcctgcaagatgctgagctccTGCTGACTTCACTTAGAGTTGATGGCAATCTGTAACTCAAAGGCTCAGGCTCTTACGCTGGGTGGAATGCCATTGACTTTGGTCGTTACTAATGATTTATCAGCATAGTTGCAAACAGAATCAGACCCTACAAAATTGGGTTGGTTTTTAGTCAGTTTTTTGAACTCCTGGAAGACCACAAAAATGAAAGGAGTGGTTAACGTTCAAGTGAATAAATAATGCTTGTTGAGAACATAACTAAGGCTCTGTTCTCCTAGGCACAGCAGAGCCAAAAAGGAAAAGGAGATGCATATCAGTGCAAGCATAGTTTTGGGACTACATGCAAGGTTAGTGCAGCATGAAGGGGAAAGGTGCAAGTAATGCGAAGACCAAATGCACTGCCTAACAAGGGTCTTAAAGCAAATCCGTGTATTGCAAGATGGAGATAGGACAAGGAAAGCATAACGTGGATTTGCGGCCATCCTAGGTGATTTGAAATCGGATTAGCCAAGTTTGTGAAGACAATTCAAATCACTTCTACAGTTTCATTCCTATTAAAGACAGAAAAAAGGTGACAATTAAAATGTACCACTTTTCTTCACACTAAGGAAGTGTATAATAATACATATGTACAAGAAGAAAACATGTAGCAGAGTATAGTTTTTCAAGTATATGAGATTACAGGGCTATGTACTCAATGGTTAAAGGAAATGTTTTAGTCTTTTCAATAATCCACTGCTAATAATtagcattaaaatattttcatatttcttAGAAAGGGGTATTACTAAATTACTACTTTTAATGCTTGCGGTAAAGCATATGTAGTCAGATGAGCTGGCATCTACAGCATAGGTAAATAACATGGTATAACTAATCCATAAACTTCAGTATCCAAACCCAGGCAAATGTGAGAAATGTGCAACACAACCACcaccccagaaaaaaaaatatggtttTTAGAGTATACATAATGtttgaaaaatgtgtgtgtttgtggcagGGATTTACATATCTGTAGGGTTTTCCTGTTCAATTTGTCTGAATGTAATATCTCTAATAAATAGGTGGCTGACACAGGAAGAAATTTCTGCAAATGTGTgccatgtatgtatgtattacaACTGTACAACATGTCTGCAGTGCTATCTGGTGTCTTTCCctgtcttttatttttaaaatttttaatgtTACCCTTGAGTTATCTTAGCTCCATATTTCACTATTTGGGTTTAAAACATAACTTAATATCAAGTAGATGATGACAATCTTTTGCCTACTGCTCTACAAGTAAAAGTACACTGACGATAATACTGTAAACAGTGCCAAAGAGTATGGCTTGGacattaaattgtatttctgcagAATCTACAAGTTTAATTTCTCTGACATCTAGTTAAAGGAACACTATTATTCTAGATCACACTTTAATATTAGGTCACTCAAAAAAGTGGGAATATGCAAAAATTGATTAAATAGCTATCCTGCCACTCAGCTGGAGCACATTATTGTACTTGAGGTCTCATAAAATTCTTATATGACTTGTAATGTATCCAATCAGAATTGTCAGGAGGTTCTAACTCTCAATTATTTTTGCAGAACATGAGAGAAGTTATTTGCTCTGTTATCAAAGTTAAAAGAACAATACCATCTGTTTAATTTACTTTCATTCTCCATTGTTTAAAACATTATCTTAATGACTGAGAACTATAAACACGGAAAACATTGTGGACTCATTCTCTATGATGCTGAGCTCACTTATACTggagtaaatcaagagtaaccCTATTGACGTCACTGGTGTGAAATCaatgtaaatgagaacagaatcaaGCCCTACTTGCTTACCTCCCAATTTTATCTCACTTCACCAATTTTAAACTTTCCACGAACAGTCATTTCTGCTGGAGCTGAAGTTAACATGGTTCTTGTTTGTGTATTTGCTGATACAGTTCTGTTATTAAACATACTTAGTTGTCAAAGCACATCCAACAACAGAGTTTACCATATTGCTCTCTCCTTTTAGATCCCCcaaatcagaggttctcaaacttcattgcaccgcgacccacttctgacaacaaaaattactacatgatcccAGGAGGGGAGACAGAAGCCTGAGTCCACCTGATCCAGGCGGCCCTGGCGGGGGGgtcaaagcccaagccctgccgcCCAAGATAGGgggcccaagggcttcagtctagggcaggaggcctgtaacctgagccccgccactcagggccaaagcctgagctctgcggtggggctcaggcttcagcttcaggctGCCCCGGGCActgcaagtctaatgccagccctggcaaccccattaaaatggggtcacaccgtactttggggtcccaacccacagtttgagaactgctgccccaaATATTGTGGACTTTATTCTCTGAGACCTTAAACGTTATGTAGTTTTTGCACTTATGCAAAGTGATTATAAGATGCTACTAGTAGATGTGTAGCAAAATCTGATTTGATAGTtctttacacccactttgcactgatgtGAATAACTACAAGATGTTCATGGCAGTGGAGGATCAGACCTTGTCACTACTATTTTGTATTCTTACTTTCTCAGTGACAAAGTAGCTGACTGTAGAATTAAAAGAAACATTTAGGATCAGAGTGATTTCCTATccaatttttaataatttaaagacATGTATTATATCTGTGGCTTCAGCTGCATGATAGAGCCCTTTTCACAGGAATGACCAAAATGAAAACTGATGTCTTTGACACAGTGGCTGTTCAAGTTCTGTCTTATCAGTTATTTATACAGCTGAGTAAGAGTGTGTGTTCTACTGTAAAATAGATATGATGGGTGAAATCTaggccccattgaagccaatgggagttttgccactgatttcaagagAGTCAGGATTTCACAGTGTGTGCAACAAAGAGCAGAGTCCTTGTGCCAAGAGATTATAATCATCTGAAGGCAAAAATGAGTCCAAAACAGTGTCAAACATAATGGACAAGTGTCATACAGGACTAATCAAAGAAGGGTGATTTGAGAAGGGACATGAGAAAGGAAAGTTGGTGGTCTCTAAGGCAGGGCCtctcaggggagggagggcaagtggggcaatttgccccagaccccgggccccacaggggccctgcgagccctggccaagaatcccttccctgtcTACTCACCCGGTGGCAGTCCAAGTCTTccgtggcacttcggcggtgggtccttcacttgctccaggtctttggcggcgcttcgacggtgggtccttcagtgctgccaaagactcggagtgagtgaaggacccgctgctgcaGACTTGGAGCGCCGCCCgatgagtacaagtgccgcagtGGGTGGCGCCTTCTTTTATGTccgctcccctgctttgcccacagccccctgaatcctctgggtggccctgctcttAGGAAGGGGTCTCTGTCTCACTTGCTTTCAGGGCACCAAGCCGTTGTTTATAGTGGTTCCAAAGACTCCTAATATTCACCTTCTTCAGGTGGAGAAGAGCCTTTCCCAACAGCCCAAAGGCACACAAAGCAGGTAAGTCTTTAACTTTCCTATGAGAGAGATTTTTGCAGGGGTTGTGGGAAGGTACTCACCCCGGAACACACAACCCACTGCTCTATGGTAAGATCTGAATCAAACAGCAGCTGTGTGGTAATTCTGTTCTAATACCATGTCTTGATTTCTGTTATAGAAACTGAGAGGGGAAGGTTTAATCATTCCGTTTGGATGGCGTTGGTACAGGTGAATGACAGGTATACCCTGTACCATTTAACAGATACATTTAGTTTGGCGCATATTCAGAGTTTCTCAGCCTTTGTCACAGGCATTCTTCCTCCTATTACCAAAATATACTTAGGTGCCCTccatgtaatttattttaaatgtggtGGAGGGGAGACTGTAGCCTTCACTAGCGAAATGGAGGGGGGAACTAGGCATTttggaattatgtttttaaaacatttaaagggGATAAGGCAgcctcttgtatttttttttttgttcatttccaCTTTCAGATGAGCAAATTAAGCGTTACCTTTCAAGTACTGCCAGTATATATTCACtattggcagggccggctcctggcaccagcaaaggaagcaggtgcttggggcggccaatggaaaggggtggcacatccaggtctttggcggcaattcggcggtgggtccctcagtccctctcttcctccttgaGCTGCCagcaaagtgccgctgaagaggaggagagggagtgaaggacccaccaccgaattgccgccgaagaatgaagcggcacacTTGGGTTGCAGTCGAAGTGCCACCAatcggcctttttttttttttttttccccttcgccgcttggggcagcaaaaaagctggagccggccgtGACTATTGGAGATTCCATTCTATCAAGCAGTAAGCAAAACTATATATattccttttcttcttcacctgAAACCATTTTCCCTGGAGTTTTGCATCAGCTTTCCAATAAAAAATCGGACCCTCACAGTTTAAGAAACACTGGCACAGAAAATACACCTACTGTGGGTTTTTGTCAAATGTTAGCCAATACGT
This window contains:
- the RNF182 gene encoding E3 ubiquitin-protein ligase RNF182, with protein sequence MISQLPEDTVESQGSDELECKICYNRYNQRQRKPKVLECCHRVCAKCLCKIIDFGDSPQGVIVCPFCRFETCLPDDEVSSLPDDNNILVNLACGGRGKKCLPDNPTELLLTPKRLASLVSPSHASSNCLVITIMEVQRESPQTLNSTPVVEFYRPTSFDSVATVSHNWTVWNCTSLLFQTSIRVLIWLLGLLYFSSLPLGIYLLVSKKVTLGVVFVSLVPSSLVILMVYGFCQCVCHEFLDCMSS